The following proteins come from a genomic window of Sphingobium cloacae:
- a CDS encoding DUF6925 family protein, with translation MMHRPLTDMLGDLAIDPANGWSIGSFGAVGEFMRDATESASIARHPGGIEIATARGAIRIAPTADLKPVAWDSLSSDGEGWSHALAFCVRRPESGDRVIAAMGHDDEAIRTDERSHRIFDLGVGCGAIRMALRTDDPVLADTLDNAVGNPFAGNASLFQEVLRAQPHRILLSPAGRIEIFQPVPPPDGKSPEGPHTHLLAPLIGKDRPHSSTTPIPEGWQSALTMHPPSPWRTNLGERMPFDPVIDSAFAPLLECYGLPEDAEIERMLLSALSSGNTPEFADWPETRRGRAKARIVLRRLAAAGDRRVRPWRFLHDHAAVDTEPEDEAAS, from the coding sequence ATGATGCACCGTCCCTTGACCGACATGCTGGGCGACCTGGCCATCGATCCCGCCAACGGGTGGAGCATCGGGAGTTTCGGCGCGGTCGGAGAATTCATGCGCGATGCCACCGAGTCCGCGAGCATCGCGCGCCACCCCGGCGGGATCGAAATCGCGACGGCGCGCGGCGCAATCCGGATCGCGCCGACCGCCGATCTGAAGCCTGTCGCCTGGGACAGCCTTTCGTCCGATGGAGAAGGCTGGAGCCATGCTCTGGCTTTCTGCGTCAGGCGGCCGGAAAGCGGCGATCGGGTCATCGCCGCCATGGGGCATGACGACGAGGCAATCCGGACGGACGAGCGCTCCCATCGGATTTTCGACCTGGGCGTGGGATGCGGCGCGATCCGGATGGCCCTGCGGACGGACGATCCCGTGCTGGCCGATACCCTCGACAATGCGGTCGGAAACCCCTTTGCCGGCAATGCCAGCCTTTTTCAGGAGGTGCTGCGCGCGCAGCCGCATCGCATCCTTCTGTCCCCGGCTGGACGCATCGAGATATTCCAGCCGGTGCCGCCGCCGGATGGCAAGTCGCCCGAAGGACCGCATACGCACCTCCTAGCACCGCTGATCGGGAAAGATCGTCCTCATTCGTCCACCACGCCCATCCCGGAAGGGTGGCAATCAGCCCTGACGATGCACCCGCCATCCCCCTGGCGCACCAACCTTGGCGAGCGCATGCCCTTCGATCCCGTGATCGACAGCGCCTTCGCGCCACTGCTCGAATGTTACGGGCTCCCGGAAGATGCCGAGATCGAACGCATGTTGCTTAGCGCGCTTTCGTCGGGAAACACGCCGGAATTCGCGGACTGGCCGGAAACCCGGCGCGGACGGGCCAAGGCGCGTATCGTCCTTCGGCGCCTGGCGGCCGCCGGAGACAGGCGGGTCCGGCCATGGCGCTTCTTACACGACCACGCCGCCGTCGACACCGAACCGGAGGATGAAGCCGCTTCATAA
- a CDS encoding PepSY domain-containing protein → MLLRPVLFLHRWLGIVVGLLMTIWCLSGFVMMYVDYPRLLPAEQLQGLAPLQLPDAARLDHVDLPPALSLSRASIEMMADRPVLRIAPAMGADRSIEQMRITANRFDLATGAALEHVPYPELRKVAATFGQYSAIHGGVGALKETSIDQWNVQAHGMNAPLFRADYADRAGTQVYIAAASGEVVQQTTRAERFWGWLGAVPHWLYPTLLRQNGPLWVQVVIWTSLTGCFLTLTGLWAGVARLRRKREGGIGSPFRGIWWWHHIFGLWFGVLTLTWVASGLFSMNPWGFLGSMAGYTESRQLAGRMDWASVREAFAARPRLPEDTVRLDAAPLRGRIYLTATTRSGRIVRFDDAGRPAPLDRAALTKALAYVGPLSRLDLLTEEDGYYYKHKYEVKLPVWRAILANPQATRLYIDPDSGTLIRAIDREGRRFRWLMNGLHSLDLPGLRTRPLWDLVVLPLLAMVTLVCATGTWMGIGKLRRDARRWRRRRRRAAEDRLKARSKATPRPASP, encoded by the coding sequence ATGCTGCTGCGACCCGTCCTCTTTCTGCACCGATGGCTGGGCATCGTTGTAGGCTTGCTCATGACGATCTGGTGCCTGTCCGGCTTCGTCATGATGTATGTGGACTATCCGCGGCTGCTGCCCGCCGAGCAGTTGCAGGGGCTGGCGCCCCTGCAACTGCCCGATGCGGCCCGGCTCGATCATGTCGACCTGCCGCCCGCCCTGTCCCTGTCCCGCGCCAGTATCGAAATGATGGCGGACCGCCCGGTCCTTCGCATCGCGCCGGCCATGGGCGCAGACCGCTCCATCGAACAGATGCGGATCACCGCGAACCGCTTCGATCTGGCGACCGGGGCCGCCCTTGAGCATGTGCCCTATCCCGAATTGCGGAAGGTCGCGGCGACATTCGGCCAGTACAGCGCGATCCATGGGGGCGTGGGAGCCCTCAAGGAAACGTCGATCGATCAGTGGAACGTCCAGGCCCATGGCATGAACGCACCGCTTTTTCGCGCCGACTATGCGGATCGGGCGGGAACGCAGGTCTATATCGCGGCGGCATCGGGCGAGGTCGTCCAGCAGACCACGCGCGCCGAGCGCTTCTGGGGTTGGCTGGGCGCTGTGCCGCACTGGCTTTATCCGACGCTTCTGCGACAAAATGGACCGCTCTGGGTTCAGGTTGTCATCTGGACTTCGTTGACCGGCTGCTTCCTCACCCTGACCGGCCTGTGGGCCGGGGTGGCGCGGCTGCGCCGCAAGCGGGAAGGCGGGATCGGCTCCCCCTTTCGCGGCATCTGGTGGTGGCACCACATATTCGGCCTCTGGTTCGGCGTGCTGACCCTGACATGGGTCGCGAGCGGCCTGTTTTCCATGAATCCGTGGGGCTTTCTCGGCAGCATGGCGGGCTATACCGAAAGCCGGCAGCTTGCAGGCAGAATGGACTGGGCATCGGTCCGGGAAGCGTTCGCGGCGAGGCCCCGGCTTCCCGAAGATACGGTGCGCCTCGACGCCGCGCCGCTACGGGGCAGGATCTACCTCACCGCCACGACCAGATCGGGGCGGATCGTCCGGTTCGATGATGCGGGCCGTCCGGCACCTCTCGACAGAGCCGCGCTCACGAAAGCGCTCGCCTATGTCGGCCCTCTTTCCAGACTGGACTTGCTGACCGAAGAGGACGGCTATTATTACAAGCATAAATATGAGGTGAAGCTGCCTGTCTGGCGCGCCATCCTCGCCAATCCGCAGGCGACGCGGCTTTATATAGACCCGGACTCCGGCACGCTCATCCGCGCGATCGATCGCGAAGGGCGCCGGTTCCGCTGGCTCATGAACGGCCTGCACAGCCTGGACCTGCCGGGTCTGCGGACAAGGCCGCTCTGGGACCTGGTCGTCCTGCCCCTGCTGGCGATGGTGACGCTGGTCTGCGCCACCGGCACATGGATGGGCATCGGCAAGCTCCGCCGCGATGCACGCCGGTGGAGACGCCGCCGCCGGAGAGCCGCCGAGGATCGCCTCAAGGCTCGTTCCAAAGCCACACCACGCCCCGCCAGCCCATAG
- a CDS encoding TonB-dependent receptor plug domain-containing protein has product MISHMALIASCCWFTPLHAEDAEDSIIVTGKSLEETLPQELSRYGHDIVTVDARQIKDSAALDVARALESVPGLYIRSQSGPFSYVDVALQGSRTQDVLWTWDGIRLNNRLYGTTSPNDTLPASMIERVEILRGGEGLFYGTQAAAGVINVVTREFTEDFNGQINGSVDSFAGTSVDGYARGSIDRHKFVVYAAHNRSEGYRPYSRIEPSATDRKRGYDVWSAGLKYQFELTDDLKLNAFWQHTEANLDNLTPIRVNKSRNDRNEEIASLRLDYTGSDTVQFFLKGYFHDWKTAYVNIRNPIPAGPPIILYPPGTFWGYQDYGGSAVVKLRPHRGLEYLVGYDYQSFKGRDDVLLIAPTKERVHAGILQVRTTDDLSRKTRLAAGLRYNKAKQAEKTIWNVSGRYDFSDAFFAEANGGTSFVLPDASQLYGNDPCCEIGNPNLKAEESLNLNASVGGNIASDSGLFQWKATYFNRRITNLIDYDYDNPSFPNGTYINVPNKVRARGATLELNAALDGGLTANASYTWSRVRNPGSSVQRDRNPKQYARVGIGYAPADKPFGANIAVIWAGDIYSTLPGFGRRNYGNYAVVDAGLHFYPDAGRKHRFGINVENLFNKEYASGGYRRAVSDAGVLDGTNSPFLYYLRGVPRTLRVSYGISF; this is encoded by the coding sequence ATGATCTCACATATGGCGCTGATCGCGTCCTGCTGCTGGTTTACCCCGCTCCATGCGGAGGACGCCGAGGATTCCATCATCGTCACCGGGAAAAGCCTTGAGGAAACGCTGCCCCAGGAACTGTCGCGCTACGGCCATGACATCGTGACCGTCGACGCCAGGCAGATCAAGGACAGCGCCGCCCTCGACGTCGCGCGCGCGCTGGAATCCGTGCCGGGCCTCTATATCCGGTCGCAATCCGGCCCCTTCAGCTATGTCGACGTGGCGCTCCAGGGCTCGCGTACCCAGGACGTGCTGTGGACATGGGACGGCATCCGCCTCAACAACCGGCTGTATGGCACGACTTCGCCCAATGACACATTGCCGGCCAGCATGATCGAGCGCGTCGAGATATTGCGTGGCGGTGAAGGCCTTTTCTATGGCACGCAGGCCGCGGCAGGCGTGATCAATGTCGTCACGCGCGAGTTCACCGAAGATTTCAACGGCCAGATCAACGGCAGCGTGGACAGCTTCGCCGGCACCAGCGTGGACGGCTATGCGCGCGGCTCGATCGACCGGCACAAGTTCGTCGTCTATGCCGCGCACAACCGGTCGGAGGGCTACAGGCCCTATAGCCGGATCGAACCCAGCGCCACGGACCGCAAACGCGGCTACGATGTTTGGTCGGCGGGACTTAAATATCAGTTCGAACTGACCGACGACCTCAAGCTCAACGCCTTCTGGCAGCATACCGAGGCCAATCTCGACAACCTGACGCCCATTCGCGTCAACAAAAGCCGCAACGACCGGAACGAGGAGATCGCCAGCCTGCGCCTCGACTACACCGGCAGCGACACGGTGCAGTTCTTCCTCAAGGGATATTTCCACGATTGGAAAACCGCTTACGTCAATATCCGCAATCCGATTCCGGCGGGTCCGCCAATCATCCTTTATCCGCCGGGCACCTTCTGGGGCTATCAGGACTATGGCGGCAGCGCGGTCGTGAAGCTGCGTCCGCATCGCGGCCTGGAATATCTGGTCGGCTATGACTATCAGAGCTTCAAGGGCCGCGACGACGTGCTTCTGATCGCGCCGACCAAAGAGAGGGTGCATGCGGGCATCCTGCAGGTCCGCACGACCGACGACCTCTCGCGCAAGACGCGCCTTGCCGCCGGCCTGCGCTACAACAAGGCGAAGCAGGCCGAAAAGACGATATGGAACGTCAGCGGCCGATATGACTTCAGCGACGCCTTCTTCGCGGAGGCGAACGGGGGCACATCCTTCGTCCTTCCCGATGCGTCGCAGCTCTACGGCAACGATCCCTGCTGCGAGATCGGCAATCCCAACCTGAAGGCGGAGGAGAGCCTCAACCTCAACGCGTCGGTCGGCGGCAATATCGCATCGGACTCCGGCCTCTTCCAATGGAAGGCTACATATTTCAACCGCCGGATCACCAATCTCATCGATTATGACTATGATAACCCCTCCTTCCCCAACGGCACCTACATCAATGTGCCCAACAAGGTGAGGGCCCGGGGCGCGACGCTGGAACTGAATGCCGCGCTCGATGGTGGCCTCACGGCCAACGCCAGCTATACTTGGTCGCGGGTCCGCAATCCCGGCAGCAGCGTTCAGCGCGACCGCAACCCCAAGCAATATGCGCGGGTCGGGATCGGCTATGCGCCCGCCGACAAACCCTTTGGAGCCAATATCGCGGTGATCTGGGCGGGCGACATCTATTCGACCCTGCCCGGATTTGGACGCCGCAACTATGGCAATTATGCCGTGGTCGATGCCGGCCTGCATTTCTATCCGGACGCCGGAAGGAAGCACAGGTTCGGTATCAATGTCGAAAATCTGTTCAACAAGGAATATGCCAGTGGAGGTTACCGGCGCGCGGTCAGCGATGCCGGGGTGCTGGATGGGACCAACAGCCCGTTCCTCTATTATCTGCGCGGCGTTCCCCGGACGCTCCGTGTGAGCTACGGCATCAGTTTCTGA
- a CDS encoding response regulator: MNPLALIAEDDKDIADIIRAYLEREGFRTVQASDGRTALDVHLALKPDILLLDISMPLVDGWDVLAEIRRRGGTPVVVITALDQDIDKLQALRVGADDYVVKPFNPVEVVARIKAVLRRTTGMGRDGLFRIGQVEIDTAAHMVRTLAGDLPLTLTEFRLLAHMARNPTRVFSRGELVDACLPGSDALDRTVDSHISKLRRKLEQAGVPGMPEGVRGVGYRLASRP; this comes from the coding sequence ATGAACCCGCTTGCCCTGATCGCCGAGGACGACAAGGACATCGCCGACATCATCCGCGCCTATCTGGAGCGGGAGGGTTTCCGTACCGTTCAGGCCAGCGACGGCCGCACGGCGCTCGACGTGCATCTGGCGCTCAAGCCCGACATCCTGCTGCTCGACATATCGATGCCGCTGGTTGACGGCTGGGACGTACTGGCGGAAATCCGGCGGCGCGGCGGCACGCCGGTGGTGGTCATCACCGCGCTCGATCAGGATATCGACAAGTTGCAAGCGCTCCGCGTCGGCGCGGACGATTATGTCGTGAAGCCGTTCAATCCCGTCGAGGTCGTCGCGCGGATCAAGGCGGTACTGCGGCGCACGACCGGCATGGGGAGGGATGGCCTGTTCAGGATCGGGCAGGTCGAGATCGACACCGCGGCGCATATGGTCCGCACCTTAGCAGGAGACCTGCCGCTGACGCTCACGGAATTCCGCCTGCTGGCGCATATGGCCCGCAATCCCACCCGCGTCTTTTCACGCGGCGAACTGGTCGACGCCTGCCTGCCGGGCTCGGATGCGCTCGACCGCACCGTCGACAGCCATATCAGCAAGTTGCGCCGCAAGCTGGAACAGGCGGGCGTCCCCGGCATGCCGGAAGGCGTACGCGGCGTCGGCTATCGGCTGGCGTCTCGGCCGTGA
- a CDS encoding NAD-dependent succinate-semialdehyde dehydrogenase — MSVPTLDEPTLLRTEAYLGGRWIGHAETIAVYNPATGQRIASVPNLGEADAIAAVDAAEQALAGWKALTGKERAVIVRRWSELILAHKEDLARILTAEQGKPLSEARDEVVYAASYLEWFAEEARRVDGDILTPHRADRRLMVLRQPIGIVAAITPWNFPLAMITRKAGPALAVGCTMVLKPSGYTPFSALALAKLGEDAGIPPGVFNVITGGSQGIGPVLTGDQRIRKLTFTGSTGVGKRLAAQCMGTVKRLSLELGGNAPFIVFDDADLDAAVEGAIASKFRNTGQTCVCANRFLVQRGIYDAFATKLAERVRGFVIGNGLAGPSDQGPLINDQAVDDVETHVTDAVSRGATVLAGGARLDRAGSFFAPTVLTDVSPDALLCSEETFGPVAGLVRFEDEAEALRLANNTTAGLASYLFTRDLARIWRVSEGLEYGMVGVNTGLISTEVAPFGGIKESGFGREGSKYGLDDYLEMKTVCLSIEG, encoded by the coding sequence ATGTCCGTTCCGACACTGGACGAGCCGACGTTGCTCCGCACGGAAGCCTATCTTGGCGGCCGATGGATAGGACATGCCGAGACGATAGCGGTTTACAATCCGGCCACCGGCCAACGGATCGCGAGCGTTCCGAACCTGGGGGAAGCCGACGCTATCGCCGCCGTCGACGCGGCCGAGCAGGCGCTGGCCGGATGGAAAGCGCTGACGGGCAAGGAGCGCGCCGTCATCGTGCGGCGTTGGAGCGAGCTGATCCTGGCGCACAAGGAAGACCTCGCCCGGATTCTGACCGCGGAGCAGGGCAAGCCCTTGTCGGAAGCGCGTGACGAGGTCGTCTATGCGGCCTCCTATCTCGAATGGTTCGCCGAGGAAGCGCGCCGCGTCGATGGGGATATATTGACGCCTCATCGCGCCGACCGGCGCCTTATGGTGCTGAGGCAGCCGATCGGGATCGTTGCCGCGATAACGCCGTGGAACTTCCCGCTCGCGATGATCACGCGCAAGGCCGGTCCCGCCCTGGCGGTCGGATGCACGATGGTGCTCAAGCCTTCGGGCTACACGCCATTTTCCGCGCTCGCGCTCGCCAAGCTCGGCGAAGATGCGGGCATTCCGCCGGGCGTCTTCAATGTAATTACCGGCGGATCGCAGGGCATCGGTCCCGTGCTCACCGGCGATCAGCGCATTCGCAAGCTGACCTTCACCGGTTCGACGGGCGTCGGCAAGCGCCTTGCCGCCCAATGCATGGGCACGGTGAAACGCCTGTCGCTCGAACTGGGCGGCAATGCGCCGTTCATCGTCTTTGACGATGCGGATCTCGATGCCGCGGTCGAAGGCGCGATCGCGTCGAAGTTCCGCAATACGGGCCAGACCTGCGTATGCGCCAACCGCTTCCTGGTTCAGCGGGGGATTTACGACGCCTTCGCGACGAAGCTCGCGGAGCGTGTCCGTGGCTTCGTGATCGGCAACGGTCTGGCGGGGCCCAGCGATCAGGGGCCGCTGATCAACGATCAGGCGGTGGACGATGTGGAAACCCATGTCACGGATGCCGTGTCGCGTGGCGCCACGGTATTGGCCGGTGGCGCAAGGCTCGACAGGGCCGGCTCTTTCTTCGCACCCACGGTTCTGACGGATGTGTCTCCCGATGCGCTGTTGTGCAGCGAAGAAACTTTTGGACCGGTCGCAGGTCTGGTCCGCTTCGAAGACGAGGCCGAAGCGCTCCGCTTGGCCAACAACACGACGGCGGGACTGGCATCCTATCTGTTCACGCGCGATCTGGCTCGCATATGGCGGGTCTCGGAAGGCCTCGAATATGGCATGGTGGGCGTCAATACGGGGCTGATCTCGACAGAGGTGGCCCCCTTCGGCGGCATCAAGGAATCCGGTTTCGGGCGCGAAGGGTCCAAATATGGCCTCGACGACTATCTGGAAATGAAGACGGTCTGCCTGTCGATCGAGGGATAG
- a CDS encoding efflux RND transporter periplasmic adaptor subunit translates to MILRPLSMMAAALALAACSGSAPPEAPAVVEVLTIRVEPTAVTVADELPGRVVAYRDAEIRPQVGGIIQRRLFEQGEFVHAGQPLFQISPAPFRADTDTAAATVEKATAAYGRARVQAERLKPLVDADAISRQSFDDAVAARDQAAAELAEARATLRRRLDLGFARITAPISGRIGAANVTEGALVAAGDANPLATVQQIDRVYVDVRQPAERFAALREAAGGDNGAVTILTASGRAHPARGKILFSGIAVDPGTGDALVRVAVDNPGEGLLPGMFVRAKLPRVTLPAALTVPQQAVTRDANGDPQVSVVDGQDRVHPRRITVGDVVDGRYLVLAGLRTGERVIVVGQDRVQPGVPVTQRAWRPAQGN, encoded by the coding sequence ATGATCCTGCGACCCCTATCGATGATGGCTGCCGCGCTGGCGCTGGCGGCTTGTTCCGGCTCCGCGCCTCCCGAAGCGCCCGCGGTCGTGGAGGTATTGACCATCCGGGTGGAGCCGACCGCCGTGACGGTGGCGGACGAACTACCCGGCCGCGTCGTCGCCTATCGGGACGCGGAAATCCGGCCGCAGGTCGGCGGCATCATCCAGCGCCGGCTGTTCGAGCAGGGCGAGTTCGTCCATGCCGGCCAGCCGCTGTTCCAGATCAGCCCCGCGCCTTTCCGCGCCGATACCGACACCGCCGCCGCCACGGTGGAGAAGGCTACTGCCGCTTACGGCCGCGCGCGGGTGCAGGCCGAACGGCTGAAGCCTCTGGTCGATGCGGACGCGATCAGCCGACAGTCGTTCGACGACGCCGTGGCCGCGCGCGACCAGGCGGCGGCCGAACTGGCCGAGGCGCGCGCCACGTTGCGGCGGCGGCTGGACCTCGGCTTCGCGCGCATCACCGCGCCCATCTCCGGCCGGATCGGGGCGGCCAATGTCACCGAGGGTGCGCTGGTTGCCGCTGGCGACGCCAACCCGCTCGCCACGGTGCAGCAGATCGACCGAGTCTATGTCGATGTACGACAGCCCGCCGAACGCTTCGCGGCGCTGCGCGAGGCTGCTGGCGGCGACAACGGCGCGGTGACGATCCTGACCGCGTCCGGCCGGGCTCATCCGGCCAGGGGGAAGATATTGTTTTCCGGCATCGCCGTCGACCCGGGGACCGGCGACGCGCTGGTGCGGGTAGCGGTCGACAATCCGGGTGAAGGACTCCTGCCGGGCATGTTCGTGCGCGCCAAGCTGCCGCGCGTCACCTTGCCCGCCGCTTTGACCGTGCCGCAACAGGCGGTGACGCGCGACGCCAATGGCGATCCGCAGGTCAGCGTTGTCGATGGGCAGGACCGTGTCCACCCGCGCCGCATCACGGTCGGCGACGTGGTCGATGGCCGCTATCTGGTCCTGGCCGGCCTGCGGACGGGTGAGCGGGTGATCGTGGTGGGGCAGGACCGCGTGCAACCGGGCGTCCCGGTGACGCAGCGCGCGTGGCGACCGGCGCAGGGGAACTGA
- a CDS encoding ATP-binding protein, giving the protein MNRRISLARQLSLAMAALAVSTVLVSTAAFNIVYGVLEQLHVVAPLPPGVADTTGVDVGIVLAVCVMVLAFALAIALRLARRIVRPLDAVGAAARRIARGDLAARVAPTEEVHGETALLVSDFNAMADRLQRMADGVATWNAQIAHELRTPLTVLKGRLQGAKDGVFPLDAALVDGLLGQVDGLARLVEDLRSVSLADSGRLELILADVDLEAELAEMAPMLRSMLEPAGFTLRMDLRPSRVRADAARVKQAVLALVDNASRHADPCELVIAVHLTGSEVVLSVADAGPGLPSALEDDAFRLFVHGERVGARSSEGSGLGLAIVRGIARAHGGDVRYRRGPDRFAFVVTIPRG; this is encoded by the coding sequence GTGAACCGGCGGATCAGCCTCGCGCGTCAACTGTCCCTCGCGATGGCCGCGCTGGCCGTCTCGACGGTGCTCGTCAGCACGGCCGCCTTCAATATCGTCTATGGCGTATTGGAGCAGTTGCATGTCGTCGCTCCGCTCCCTCCCGGCGTGGCGGATACGACGGGCGTGGATGTCGGCATCGTGCTGGCGGTGTGCGTCATGGTGCTGGCATTTGCGCTGGCGATCGCGCTCCGGCTGGCGCGGCGGATCGTCCGTCCGCTCGATGCGGTCGGCGCGGCGGCGCGGCGGATCGCGCGCGGCGATCTGGCCGCGCGGGTCGCGCCGACCGAGGAAGTGCACGGAGAGACCGCGCTGCTCGTTTCCGATTTCAATGCGATGGCGGACCGGCTGCAACGCATGGCCGATGGGGTGGCGACCTGGAACGCGCAGATCGCGCATGAACTGCGCACTCCGCTCACCGTCCTGAAAGGACGATTGCAGGGCGCGAAGGACGGCGTGTTCCCGCTCGACGCCGCGCTGGTCGACGGCCTGCTGGGACAGGTCGATGGCCTTGCCCGGCTGGTCGAAGACCTGCGCAGCGTCAGCCTGGCCGACAGCGGCCGACTGGAACTGATATTGGCCGACGTCGATCTCGAGGCTGAACTGGCGGAAATGGCGCCCATGCTTCGATCGATGCTGGAACCGGCGGGCTTCACTCTGCGGATGGACCTGCGGCCCAGCCGCGTCCGCGCGGATGCAGCACGGGTGAAGCAGGCCGTGCTGGCGCTGGTCGACAATGCGAGCCGCCATGCCGACCCTTGCGAACTCGTGATCGCTGTCCACCTGACAGGCAGCGAGGTCGTCCTCAGCGTCGCCGACGCGGGTCCGGGGCTGCCGTCTGCGCTCGAAGACGATGCTTTCCGTCTCTTCGTCCACGGCGAACGGGTCGGCGCCAGATCCTCGGAAGGGTCAGGCCTGGGGCTGGCCATCGTGCGTGGCATCGCTCGCGCCCATGGCGGCGACGTCCGCTATCGGCGCGGCCCGGACCGCTTCGCCTTTGTCGTGACGATCCCGCGAGGATGA
- a CDS encoding LysR family transcriptional regulator has translation MDDKLDIGNAIAMMSFAAVVSSGSFSAAAKTLGYSKAAVSRQISRLESTIGLKLLDRTTRTVTLTPAGREMYARCARIVDEVSEANQVISGMLSRPRGDLKVNAPVVASLFNVTQIVPLFLRKYPDVRLIMNLSDTKADLLKGKFDIAFWVGDAYDSDLDAVKLRDYGMCLVASARYLDKHGRPSSAADLKEHLCILETHLSRLGEWRLSPDEIVSVNRGALASNSVRMTREATLAGMGIAYLPRFLIEDDIVTGELEVLLPDIVSERMPLHLIFPKGNYQLAKVRAFVDFFLAEIENGPISQRKSGIPLASAV, from the coding sequence ATGGATGACAAGCTCGATATCGGCAATGCGATTGCGATGATGTCCTTTGCGGCGGTCGTGAGTTCAGGCAGCTTCTCTGCGGCGGCAAAGACACTGGGATATTCCAAGGCGGCGGTCAGCCGGCAGATTTCTCGCCTCGAAAGCACGATCGGGCTCAAGCTGCTGGACCGAACCACGCGGACCGTCACGCTGACGCCCGCGGGCCGGGAGATGTATGCGCGGTGCGCGCGTATCGTCGATGAGGTGAGCGAAGCCAATCAGGTCATCTCCGGCATGCTTTCCCGGCCTCGGGGAGACCTCAAGGTCAATGCGCCGGTCGTCGCGTCGCTCTTCAACGTGACTCAGATCGTTCCCCTCTTCCTGCGCAAATATCCCGATGTGCGCCTCATCATGAACCTGTCGGATACCAAGGCGGACCTGCTCAAGGGGAAGTTCGACATCGCCTTCTGGGTCGGCGATGCCTATGATTCCGATCTCGATGCGGTGAAATTGCGCGACTATGGAATGTGTCTGGTCGCATCGGCCCGTTATCTGGACAAGCATGGACGGCCTTCGAGCGCCGCCGATCTGAAGGAGCATCTGTGCATCCTGGAAACCCACCTGTCGCGGCTGGGAGAATGGCGCCTGTCGCCTGATGAGATCGTCTCCGTCAATCGTGGGGCATTGGCGTCGAACAGCGTGCGGATGACGAGGGAAGCGACGCTTGCGGGGATGGGGATCGCCTATCTTCCACGCTTCCTGATCGAAGATGACATCGTCACCGGCGAGTTGGAGGTGCTCCTGCCGGACATCGTATCGGAAAGGATGCCTCTCCACCTGATCTTTCCCAAGGGCAACTACCAGCTCGCGAAGGTGAGGGCGTTCGTCGATTTCTTCCTCGCCGAGATCGAGAATGGCCCGATTTCTCAAAGGAAGAGCGGCATTCCCCTCGCGAGCGCGGTCTGA